A genomic stretch from Telopea speciosissima isolate NSW1024214 ecotype Mountain lineage chromosome 7, Tspe_v1, whole genome shotgun sequence includes:
- the LOC122669927 gene encoding protein ABA AND ROS SENSITIVE 1 isoform X1: MDAQAKKKALYRAKLKEASAQKHEKRIDSPLVRYNEHDQPVCRVCDVTLKSESMWPAHQASRKHHEAIQNVKSSAAGLSRVNGGKSEALAEVHKPESKYPKELQKTNFEAPKELNKSRSSSVLPEGFFDNPDTKRQRTAGSGGNNGSTGPQSSTKLVDSDSSLYEYGKAEDSVQTHSLEPYNSESKGLPTDHVVESKERNEIKPSNQLGPWSGKAKVSEVKQNTGALPEGFFDDKDADLRARGIEPVKPDIKDEYREFEKLIQGDLKEVDERLEEEEFDAAEMIEGAESLEQQACRQRVEMLKNKQIERKAASSSGKKVPLKATEEQSKEESSSDEDDDENFAVDWRAKHL; this comes from the exons ATGGATGCTcaagccaagaagaaggccTTGTATCGAGCTAAATTGAAAGAAGCTTCTGCACAAAAACATGAGAAACGCATTGATTCTCCTCTCGTGAG GTACAATGAACATGATCAACCTGTCTGCAGGGTTTGTGATGTCACTCTGAAATCTGAATCCATGTGGCCTGCACACCAAGCATCCCGTAAACATCATGAG GCAATTCAAAATGTCAAGTCTTCTGCAGCTGGTTTATCACGAGTCAATGGTGGGAAATCTGAAGCCCTCGCAGAGGTTCATAAACCTGAATCTAAGTATCCTAAAGAGTTGCAAAAAACTAATTTTGAAGCCCCCAAAGAATTAAATAAATCACGGTCATCTTCTGTGCTGCCAGAAGGTTTTTTTGATAATCCTGATACAAAAAGACAAAGAACTG CAGGTAGCGGAGGCAATAATGGTTCTACTGGTCCTCAATCTTCCACCAAGTTGGTTGACTCTGATTCATCTCTATATGAATATGGAAAGGCAGAAGATTCTGTTCAAACTCATTCTTTGGAACCATACAACTCAGAAAGCAAGGGATTACCCACTGATCATGTAGTAGAGTCAAAAGAGAGAAATGAAATTAAGCCTTCCAACCAGCTTGGTCCCTGGTCTGGAAAGGCCAAAGTTTCAGAAGTCAAGCAAAACACGGGAGCTCTTCCTGAAGGTTTCTTTGATGACAAGGACGCCGATTTACGTGCACGTGGCATTGAGCCTGTCAAGCCTGATATAAA GGATGAGTACAGAGAGTTTGAAAAATTGATCCAAGGGGACTTAAAGGAAGTGGATGAGCGGTTAGAAGAGGAGGAG TTTGATGCAGCTGAAATGATAGAGGGGGCTGAGTCATTAGAGCAACA AGCTTGTCGGCAGAGAGTGGAAATGttaaagaacaaacaaatagaGCGTAAAGCTGCTAGTTCTTCTGGAAAAAAAGTCCCTCTCAAAGCTACTGAGGAACAGAGCAAGGAAGAATCATCgagtgatgaagatgatgatgaaaatTTTGCAGTAGATTGGAGAGCTAAACATTTATGA
- the LOC122669927 gene encoding protein ABA AND ROS SENSITIVE 1 isoform X2, which produces MDAQAKKKALYRAKLKEASAQKHEKRIDSPLVRYNEHDQPVCRVCDVTLKSESMWPAHQASRKHHEAIQNVKSSAAGLSRVNGGKSEALAEVHKPESKYPKELQKTNFEAPKELNKSRSSSVLPEGFFDNPDTKRQRTGSGGNNGSTGPQSSTKLVDSDSSLYEYGKAEDSVQTHSLEPYNSESKGLPTDHVVESKERNEIKPSNQLGPWSGKAKVSEVKQNTGALPEGFFDDKDADLRARGIEPVKPDIKDEYREFEKLIQGDLKEVDERLEEEEFDAAEMIEGAESLEQQACRQRVEMLKNKQIERKAASSSGKKVPLKATEEQSKEESSSDEDDDENFAVDWRAKHL; this is translated from the exons ATGGATGCTcaagccaagaagaaggccTTGTATCGAGCTAAATTGAAAGAAGCTTCTGCACAAAAACATGAGAAACGCATTGATTCTCCTCTCGTGAG GTACAATGAACATGATCAACCTGTCTGCAGGGTTTGTGATGTCACTCTGAAATCTGAATCCATGTGGCCTGCACACCAAGCATCCCGTAAACATCATGAG GCAATTCAAAATGTCAAGTCTTCTGCAGCTGGTTTATCACGAGTCAATGGTGGGAAATCTGAAGCCCTCGCAGAGGTTCATAAACCTGAATCTAAGTATCCTAAAGAGTTGCAAAAAACTAATTTTGAAGCCCCCAAAGAATTAAATAAATCACGGTCATCTTCTGTGCTGCCAGAAGGTTTTTTTGATAATCCTGATACAAAAAGACAAAGAACTG GTAGCGGAGGCAATAATGGTTCTACTGGTCCTCAATCTTCCACCAAGTTGGTTGACTCTGATTCATCTCTATATGAATATGGAAAGGCAGAAGATTCTGTTCAAACTCATTCTTTGGAACCATACAACTCAGAAAGCAAGGGATTACCCACTGATCATGTAGTAGAGTCAAAAGAGAGAAATGAAATTAAGCCTTCCAACCAGCTTGGTCCCTGGTCTGGAAAGGCCAAAGTTTCAGAAGTCAAGCAAAACACGGGAGCTCTTCCTGAAGGTTTCTTTGATGACAAGGACGCCGATTTACGTGCACGTGGCATTGAGCCTGTCAAGCCTGATATAAA GGATGAGTACAGAGAGTTTGAAAAATTGATCCAAGGGGACTTAAAGGAAGTGGATGAGCGGTTAGAAGAGGAGGAG TTTGATGCAGCTGAAATGATAGAGGGGGCTGAGTCATTAGAGCAACA AGCTTGTCGGCAGAGAGTGGAAATGttaaagaacaaacaaatagaGCGTAAAGCTGCTAGTTCTTCTGGAAAAAAAGTCCCTCTCAAAGCTACTGAGGAACAGAGCAAGGAAGAATCATCgagtgatgaagatgatgatgaaaatTTTGCAGTAGATTGGAGAGCTAAACATTTATGA
- the LOC122669927 gene encoding protein ABA AND ROS SENSITIVE 1 isoform X3, translating to MDAQAKKKALYRAKLKEASAQKHEKRIDSPLVRYNEHDQPVCRVCDVTLKSESMWPAHQASRKHHEAIQNVKSSAAGLSRVNGGKSEALAEVHKPESKYPKELQKTNFEAPKELNKSRSSSVLPEGFFDNPDTKRQRTAGSGGNNGSTGPQSSTKLVDSDSSLYEYGKAEDSVQTHSLEPYNSESKGLPTDHVVESKERNEIKPSNQLGPWSGKAKVSEVKQNTGALPEGFFDDKDADLRARGIEPVKPDIKDEYREFEKLIQGDLKEVDERLEEELMQLK from the exons ATGGATGCTcaagccaagaagaaggccTTGTATCGAGCTAAATTGAAAGAAGCTTCTGCACAAAAACATGAGAAACGCATTGATTCTCCTCTCGTGAG GTACAATGAACATGATCAACCTGTCTGCAGGGTTTGTGATGTCACTCTGAAATCTGAATCCATGTGGCCTGCACACCAAGCATCCCGTAAACATCATGAG GCAATTCAAAATGTCAAGTCTTCTGCAGCTGGTTTATCACGAGTCAATGGTGGGAAATCTGAAGCCCTCGCAGAGGTTCATAAACCTGAATCTAAGTATCCTAAAGAGTTGCAAAAAACTAATTTTGAAGCCCCCAAAGAATTAAATAAATCACGGTCATCTTCTGTGCTGCCAGAAGGTTTTTTTGATAATCCTGATACAAAAAGACAAAGAACTG CAGGTAGCGGAGGCAATAATGGTTCTACTGGTCCTCAATCTTCCACCAAGTTGGTTGACTCTGATTCATCTCTATATGAATATGGAAAGGCAGAAGATTCTGTTCAAACTCATTCTTTGGAACCATACAACTCAGAAAGCAAGGGATTACCCACTGATCATGTAGTAGAGTCAAAAGAGAGAAATGAAATTAAGCCTTCCAACCAGCTTGGTCCCTGGTCTGGAAAGGCCAAAGTTTCAGAAGTCAAGCAAAACACGGGAGCTCTTCCTGAAGGTTTCTTTGATGACAAGGACGCCGATTTACGTGCACGTGGCATTGAGCCTGTCAAGCCTGATATAAA GGATGAGTACAGAGAGTTTGAAAAATTGATCCAAGGGGACTTAAAGGAAGTGGATGAGCGGTTAGAAGAGGAG TTGATGCAGCTGAAATGA